Proteins co-encoded in one Microtus ochrogaster isolate Prairie Vole_2 unplaced genomic scaffold, MicOch1.0 UNK81, whole genome shotgun sequence genomic window:
- the Armc6 gene encoding armadillo repeat-containing protein 6 isoform X1: protein MASKRITQETFDAAVRENIEEFEMGAEEAVREAVEQFESQGVDLSSIVKAAPKASVDSLQEPTHDVLQVLNDLQESLNASRPQEVSAHLVRFCDQCRQQKASRYLAAQKGAYPILLAAWQLAATSDQGLLLQALSALAVLTDGQPDLLDAQGQQLLVATLAQNVSNTELTSCGIRCVRHACLKHEQNRQSLVKAGVLPLLTAAITQHGQHADVVREACWALRVMTFDDDIRVPFGHAHEHAKMIVQENRGLKVLIEAARAFPDNPGVLSELFSTLSRLAVRNEFCQEVIDLGGLGILVTLLTDCSDHQDLVKQVLSALRAIAGNDNVKDAIVQAGATESIVAAMTRHLANPQVCEQSCAALCVLALRKPENSRVIVEGGGALAALQAMKAHPQEAGVQKQACMLIRNLVSRSQIFSKPILELGAEELISQARAAHPDCEDVAKAALRDLGCRVELRELWTGKRGDLAP from the exons ATGGCTTCCAAGCGCATCACACAGGAAACCTTCGATGCTGCAGTGCGGGAGAACATTGAGGAGTTTGAGATGGGCGCTGAGGAGGCCGTTCGAGAGGCGGTGGAGCAGTTTGAATCACAAG GGGTTGATCTGAGCAGCATTGTGAAGGCAGCACCGAAAGCATCTGTGGACAGTCTCCAGGAGCCCACACATGATGTCCTGCAG GTCCTCAACGATCTGCAGGAGTCCCTGAATGCGTCTCGGCCCCAGGAGGTGTCAGCCCACCTTGTCCGCTTCTGCGACCAGTGCAGGCAGCAGAAGGCCAGCCGCTACCTGGCAGCCCAGAAGGGGGCCTACCCAatcctcctggctgcctggcaacTTGCTGCCACAAGTGACCAGGGCCTTCTGCTCCAGGCTCTCAGTGCCCTGGCTGTACTGACTGATGGCCAGCCTGACCTTCTGGATGCCCAGGGCCAGCAGCTGCTCGTGGCCACGCTGGCACAGAATGTCTCCAACACTGAACTCACCTCTTGTGGGATCCGCTGTGTGCGCCATGCCTGCCTGAAACATGAACAGAATCGACAGAGTCTGGTGAAAGCCGGAGTGTTGCCCCTGCTAACCGCTGCTATCACACAGCATGGCCAGCACGCCGATGTGGTCAGGGAGGCCTGCTGGGCCTTGCGGGTCATGACTTTCGATGATGACATCCGAGTGCCCTTTGGCCATGCCCATGAGCATGCAAAGATGATTGTTCAAGAGAACAGAGGCCTGAAAGTGCTGATTGAGGCTGCCAGAG CGTTCCCTGACAACCCAGGAGTCCTGAGCGAGCTCTTCAGCACCCTGTCCCGCCTGGCTGTGCGGAATGAGTTCTGCCAGGAGGTCATCGACCTTGGAGGCCTTGGCATCCTTGTGACCCTGCTGACTGACTGCAGCGACCACCAG GACCTCGTGAAACAAGTGCTCAGTGCCCTGAGAGCTATCGCTGGCAACGACAATGTGAAGGACGCCATTGTCCAGGCAGGCGCTACAGAGTCCATTGTGGCTGCCATGACTCGGCACCTGGCCAACCCTCAG GTGTGTGAGCAAAGCTGCGCGGCGCTCTGCGTGCTGGCCCTGCGCAAGCCTGAGAACAGCCGCGTCATTGTGGAGGGTGGTGGTGCGCTGGCAGCCCTGCAGGCCATGAAAGCACACCCGCAGGAGGCCGGCGTCCAG AAACAGGCTTGTATGCTGATCCGAAACCTGGTGTCCCGCAGCCAGATCTTCTCCAAGCCCATCCTGGAACTGGGGGCAGAGGAGCTCATTTCACAAGCCCGGGCTGCCCACCCAGACTGTGAGGATGTAGCCAAGGCCGCATTACGAGACCTGGGCTGCCGTGTGGAGCTTCGTGAACTGTGGACAGGAAAGAGGGGTGACCTGGCACCATGA
- the Armc6 gene encoding armadillo repeat-containing protein 6 isoform X2, with translation MASKRITQETFDAAVRENIEEFEMGAEEAVREAVEQFESQGVDLSSIVKAAPKASVDSLQEPTHDVLQVLNDLQESLNASRPQEVSAHLVRFCDQCRQQKASRYLAAQKGAYPILLAAWQLAATSDQGLLLQALSALAVLTDGQPDLLDAQGQQLLVATLAQNVSNTELTSCGIRCVRHACLKHEQNRQSLVKAGVLPLLTAAITQHGQHADVVREACWALRVMTFDDDIRVPFGHAHEHAKMIVQENRGLKVLIEAARAFPDNPGVLSELFSTLSRLAVRNEFCQEVIDLGGLGILVTLLTDCSDHQDLVKQVLSALRAIAGNDNVKDAIVQAGATESIVAAMTRHLANPQKQACMLIRNLVSRSQIFSKPILELGAEELISQARAAHPDCEDVAKAALRDLGCRVELRELWTGKRGDLAP, from the exons ATGGCTTCCAAGCGCATCACACAGGAAACCTTCGATGCTGCAGTGCGGGAGAACATTGAGGAGTTTGAGATGGGCGCTGAGGAGGCCGTTCGAGAGGCGGTGGAGCAGTTTGAATCACAAG GGGTTGATCTGAGCAGCATTGTGAAGGCAGCACCGAAAGCATCTGTGGACAGTCTCCAGGAGCCCACACATGATGTCCTGCAG GTCCTCAACGATCTGCAGGAGTCCCTGAATGCGTCTCGGCCCCAGGAGGTGTCAGCCCACCTTGTCCGCTTCTGCGACCAGTGCAGGCAGCAGAAGGCCAGCCGCTACCTGGCAGCCCAGAAGGGGGCCTACCCAatcctcctggctgcctggcaacTTGCTGCCACAAGTGACCAGGGCCTTCTGCTCCAGGCTCTCAGTGCCCTGGCTGTACTGACTGATGGCCAGCCTGACCTTCTGGATGCCCAGGGCCAGCAGCTGCTCGTGGCCACGCTGGCACAGAATGTCTCCAACACTGAACTCACCTCTTGTGGGATCCGCTGTGTGCGCCATGCCTGCCTGAAACATGAACAGAATCGACAGAGTCTGGTGAAAGCCGGAGTGTTGCCCCTGCTAACCGCTGCTATCACACAGCATGGCCAGCACGCCGATGTGGTCAGGGAGGCCTGCTGGGCCTTGCGGGTCATGACTTTCGATGATGACATCCGAGTGCCCTTTGGCCATGCCCATGAGCATGCAAAGATGATTGTTCAAGAGAACAGAGGCCTGAAAGTGCTGATTGAGGCTGCCAGAG CGTTCCCTGACAACCCAGGAGTCCTGAGCGAGCTCTTCAGCACCCTGTCCCGCCTGGCTGTGCGGAATGAGTTCTGCCAGGAGGTCATCGACCTTGGAGGCCTTGGCATCCTTGTGACCCTGCTGACTGACTGCAGCGACCACCAG GACCTCGTGAAACAAGTGCTCAGTGCCCTGAGAGCTATCGCTGGCAACGACAATGTGAAGGACGCCATTGTCCAGGCAGGCGCTACAGAGTCCATTGTGGCTGCCATGACTCGGCACCTGGCCAACCCTCAG AAACAGGCTTGTATGCTGATCCGAAACCTGGTGTCCCGCAGCCAGATCTTCTCCAAGCCCATCCTGGAACTGGGGGCAGAGGAGCTCATTTCACAAGCCCGGGCTGCCCACCCAGACTGTGAGGATGTAGCCAAGGCCGCATTACGAGACCTGGGCTGCCGTGTGGAGCTTCGTGAACTGTGGACAGGAAAGAGGGGTGACCTGGCACCATGA